The following are from one region of the Mycolicibacterium helvum genome:
- a CDS encoding adenine phosphoribosyltransferase, producing the protein MSDSVVDVIKSLTREVPDFPEPGIQFKDLTPVLADRNGLAVVTDALAEIAAGADLVAGIDARGFLLGGAVAHRLGVGVLAIRKGGKLPPPVHSQTYTLEYGTATLEIPADGIDLAGRRVVIIDDVLATGGTLAAAGALLAASGAEVPIAAVVLELSGLGGRDKISPLQVASLQTI; encoded by the coding sequence GTGAGTGATTCCGTCGTCGACGTCATCAAGTCGCTGACCCGCGAGGTGCCCGACTTTCCCGAGCCCGGCATTCAGTTCAAGGACCTCACCCCGGTGCTGGCTGATCGCAACGGGCTGGCTGTCGTCACCGACGCGCTGGCCGAGATCGCGGCCGGCGCCGACCTGGTGGCCGGTATCGATGCCCGCGGTTTCCTGCTGGGCGGTGCGGTGGCCCACCGACTGGGCGTCGGAGTCCTGGCCATTCGCAAGGGCGGAAAGCTGCCCCCGCCGGTGCACAGCCAGACCTACACCCTCGAGTACGGCACGGCGACTTTGGAGATTCCCGCCGATGGCATCGACCTGGCGGGGCGTCGCGTCGTGATCATCGACGACGTGCTCGCCACCGGCGGTACCTTGGCCGCAGCGGGCGCTTTGCTGGCGGCCAGCGGGGCAGAGGTTCCGATCGCGGCGGTGGTGCTGGAACTCTCGGGGCTCGGCGGCCGGGACAAGATTTCCCCGCTGCAGGTTGCGAGCCTCCAGACCATCTGA
- a CDS encoding RelA/SpoT family protein: MPPAEPRVETPKTTSSASRRVRARLARRMTSQRSTVNPVLEPLVAVHREMYPKADLAILQRAYEVAEAKHADQLRRSGDPYITHPLAVANILAELGMDTIALVAALLHDTVEDTGYAMEALTADFGEEVAHLVDGVTKLDKVALGTAAEGETIRKMIIAMARDPRVLVIKVADRLHNMRTMRFLPPEKQARKARETLEVIAPLAHRLGMATVKWELEDLSFAILHPKRYEEIVRLVADRAPSRDTYLAKVRAEIIAALSGMKITATVEGRPKHYWSIYQKMIVKGRDFDDIHDLVGVRILCDEIRDCYAAVGVVHSLWQPMPGRFKDYIAQPRFGVYQSLHTTVVGPEGKPLEVQIRTETMHKTAEFGIAAHWRYKETKGRNGVPALNAAAEIDDMAWMRQLLDWQREAADPGEFLESLRYDLAVQEIFVFTPKGDLITLPAGSTPVDFAYAVHTEVGHRCIGSRVNGRLVALERKLENGDQVEVFTSKAPNAGPSRDWQTFVVSPRAKAKIRQWFAKERREEALEAGKDSIAREVRRGGLPLQRLVNAEAMGALAQELRYADVSALYTAVGEGHVSPRHVVQRLVDQLGGAESAEDELAERSTPATMPVRHRSTDDTGVAVPGAPGVLTKLAKCCTPVPGDNIMGFVTRGGGVSVHRTDCTNAGSLQQQSERIIEVTWAPSPTSVFLVAIQVEALDRHRLLSDVTRVLADERVNILSASVTTSNDRVAISRFTFEMGDPKHLGHVLNAVRNIEGVYDVYRVTSAA; the protein is encoded by the coding sequence ATCCCACCCGCTGAGCCGCGGGTCGAGACGCCGAAGACCACCAGCAGCGCATCGCGCCGGGTGCGTGCCCGGCTGGCACGCCGGATGACCTCGCAACGCAGCACCGTCAACCCGGTTCTGGAACCGCTGGTCGCCGTGCACCGGGAGATGTACCCGAAGGCCGACCTGGCGATCCTGCAGCGCGCCTACGAAGTGGCCGAGGCCAAACATGCCGATCAGCTGCGGCGGTCCGGTGACCCGTACATCACTCATCCGCTGGCAGTGGCCAACATTCTCGCCGAGCTCGGCATGGACACCATCGCATTGGTGGCGGCGCTGTTGCACGACACCGTCGAGGACACCGGTTACGCCATGGAGGCGTTGACCGCCGACTTCGGCGAAGAAGTAGCCCACCTGGTGGACGGCGTCACAAAGCTGGACAAGGTGGCCCTGGGCACCGCGGCCGAGGGCGAGACCATCCGCAAGATGATCATCGCGATGGCCCGGGATCCCCGGGTGCTCGTCATCAAGGTCGCCGACCGGCTGCACAACATGCGCACCATGCGGTTCCTACCGCCGGAGAAACAGGCCCGTAAGGCCCGTGAGACGCTGGAAGTCATTGCCCCGCTTGCTCATCGGCTGGGGATGGCGACCGTGAAGTGGGAGCTCGAGGATCTGTCCTTCGCGATCCTGCATCCCAAGCGCTACGAAGAGATCGTCCGGCTGGTCGCCGACCGGGCGCCGTCGCGGGACACCTACCTGGCCAAGGTTCGTGCCGAGATCATCGCGGCGCTATCCGGGATGAAGATCACCGCCACTGTTGAGGGCAGGCCCAAGCACTACTGGTCGATCTATCAGAAGATGATCGTCAAAGGCCGCGACTTCGACGACATCCACGATCTGGTGGGTGTGCGGATCCTGTGTGACGAGATCCGGGACTGCTATGCGGCTGTGGGCGTTGTGCATTCGCTGTGGCAGCCGATGCCCGGCCGGTTCAAGGACTACATTGCCCAGCCGCGATTCGGGGTGTACCAGTCGCTGCACACCACCGTCGTCGGCCCGGAGGGCAAACCGCTGGAGGTGCAGATCCGCACCGAGACCATGCACAAGACGGCCGAGTTCGGCATCGCCGCGCACTGGCGATACAAGGAAACCAAGGGCCGCAACGGAGTTCCGGCCTTGAACGCCGCGGCCGAGATCGATGACATGGCGTGGATGCGGCAATTGCTCGACTGGCAGCGGGAGGCCGCCGACCCCGGCGAGTTCCTCGAGTCGCTTCGCTACGACCTCGCGGTGCAGGAGATCTTCGTGTTCACCCCGAAGGGTGACCTCATCACACTCCCGGCCGGCTCGACTCCGGTGGATTTCGCGTACGCGGTGCACACCGAGGTCGGCCACCGGTGTATCGGCTCCCGGGTCAACGGACGACTCGTCGCGCTGGAGCGCAAACTGGAAAACGGCGACCAGGTTGAGGTTTTCACCTCCAAGGCGCCGAACGCAGGCCCATCACGGGACTGGCAGACGTTCGTGGTGTCGCCGCGGGCAAAGGCCAAGATCAGACAGTGGTTCGCCAAGGAGCGCCGCGAGGAGGCCCTGGAAGCAGGTAAGGACTCCATCGCCCGCGAGGTTCGCCGGGGCGGTCTGCCGCTACAGAGGCTGGTCAACGCCGAAGCGATGGGCGCGTTGGCCCAGGAACTGCGGTATGCGGACGTCTCGGCGCTCTACACGGCGGTCGGGGAGGGCCACGTCTCACCCCGGCACGTGGTGCAGCGGCTGGTGGACCAGCTCGGTGGTGCTGAAAGCGCCGAAGACGAACTGGCCGAACGCTCGACGCCGGCCACCATGCCGGTGCGCCACCGAAGCACCGACGACACCGGCGTCGCGGTGCCCGGTGCGCCCGGTGTGCTGACCAAACTGGCCAAGTGCTGCACACCGGTGCCCGGTGACAACATCATGGGCTTCGTGACCCGCGGCGGTGGAGTCAGCGTGCACCGCACGGACTGCACGAATGCCGGATCACTGCAGCAGCAGTCGGAACGGATCATCGAGGTGACGTGGGCGCCGTCGCCCACGTCGGTGTTCCTGGTGGCTATCCAGGTCGAGGCGCTCGACCGGCACCGGCTGCTCTCCGACGTCACCCGGGTGCTGGCCGACGAGCGGGTCAACATCCTGTCGGCCTCGGTGACCACCTCCAATGATCGAGTGGCGATCAGCCGCTTCACCTTTGAGATGGGTGATCCCAAGCACCTCGGACACGTGCTCAACGCGGTCCGCAATATCGAGGGTGTCTACGACGTGTACCGGGTGACGAGCGCGGCCTGA
- a CDS encoding peptidylprolyl isomerase, with amino-acid sequence MSQPPYYPPPPPYGAPYGPGPYPYPTPQPTNGMAIASLICAFVFAPLGIVFGHISLSQIKKSGEEGRGLAIAGLVISYLVTVLSILVLVAGIVFFSWMARELERTGGAGIPGRTTTAGPGSDQLPPFNPPAALGANCQYPATATPADKPVKPPQPGKASTTPVTVDATIVTNAGPIVVHLDNAKAPCTVNSFESLVKQNYFDNTPCHRLTDSRSLSVLQCGDPTGNGTGGPGYRFANEYPTNQFRPFDPALKQAVTYPRGTLAMANAGPDTNGSQFFIVYRDSKLPPTYTAFGQVDKTGFGVIEDIAAIGIAGSADDGKPAKPVTIKSIRLN; translated from the coding sequence ATGAGCCAACCACCGTATTACCCGCCGCCACCGCCGTACGGCGCGCCGTACGGGCCTGGGCCGTATCCGTATCCGACACCACAGCCGACCAATGGGATGGCGATCGCGTCGCTGATCTGTGCGTTCGTGTTCGCGCCGCTGGGCATCGTGTTCGGCCACATCTCGCTGTCGCAGATCAAGAAGTCCGGTGAGGAAGGCCGCGGGCTGGCGATCGCCGGACTGGTGATCAGCTACCTGGTGACCGTGCTCAGCATCCTGGTCCTGGTCGCCGGCATCGTGTTCTTCTCCTGGATGGCGCGGGAGTTGGAGCGCACCGGCGGTGCCGGCATTCCGGGGCGGACGACGACGGCCGGACCCGGCAGCGACCAACTGCCACCGTTCAACCCACCGGCCGCCCTTGGCGCCAACTGCCAGTACCCGGCCACCGCTACCCCGGCCGACAAGCCGGTCAAGCCGCCGCAGCCCGGCAAAGCGTCCACCACACCGGTGACGGTAGACGCGACGATCGTCACCAACGCAGGCCCCATCGTCGTGCACCTCGACAACGCCAAGGCGCCGTGCACGGTCAACAGCTTCGAGAGCCTGGTCAAACAGAACTACTTCGACAACACTCCGTGCCATCGGCTCACCGACTCACGATCGCTATCGGTGCTGCAATGCGGTGACCCGACCGGCAACGGAACCGGCGGGCCGGGATACCGGTTCGCCAACGAGTACCCGACCAACCAGTTCCGCCCGTTCGACCCCGCGCTCAAGCAGGCCGTCACATATCCGCGCGGCACGCTGGCCATGGCCAACGCCGGGCCCGACACCAACGGCAGCCAGTTCTTCATCGTCTACCGCGATTCGAAGCTGCCGCCCACCTATACGGCGTTCGGACAGGTCGACAAGACCGGTTTTGGGGTGATCGAAGACATCGCCGCGATCGGTATCGCCGGAAGTGCCGATGACGGGAAACCAGCGAAACCGGTGACGATCAAGTCAATCCGGCTGAACTGA